The stretch of DNA TTTGAATGCtaaaataatatttattttggaatggagggagtactaGTTAGATAGAGAACATACCGCGACAAACCACGCTGATACGCCAAATAATATTATTGGCTTCATTCTTGCCGCCCTTCTGAATTAATAATTTGCTCCACTTGTGCTTTGTTTTATCTTTTCTTTTGACGAGGTACAGAGGGAGATTAAACGTAGTGGGTGAGGCTTGTCAGCTTGTGCTCGTGGCTCCCGTTTAATTTGGGTGCCAATTATTGAAGATGGCCGTGGGTGGCCTCTTCCAGCCTGCAAGAGCGCCACCAGTTCCCGTCCGCTCCACGTGTGTGCGTAAACATTAGGAATTTTATTTAGAAGGGAAAAGAGGGGGGGAAAACATCAGCTAATGCCTATTATTAACAAAAAAAGAACACCAGAATCCAACATGCTACTCTCTCGACAATGGCAGTGATCACCAAAGAATCTCATAAACTTGCTATGATCAGCGATCAGTATGTATATGCAGCTTCCAAAAAAGGAGGTTCTGCCGTTGGACCTACACTTTCGGCCCATACAAAATGATCGAAGCCTGGGCCTGCCCAAAGCCCGATAGCACATTTCCGAGGGCCAATCACTCAAAAAGGCCCACCCGTCTCAACTCACAAAACAGCAGTTTAGCCCGCGCCCCCCTCGCGAAAGTTTCGAAAAAGAAAGAAatcccctcctcccctccttcgccgtctccggcgagcccctccccccatcgccgccgccgccatgggagGGGAGATGGAGCGGTGCATCTCGTCCCTGTGCGCCTCCCTCTCCACGGTGCTCGACCACGCAGACTCCTCCTCCCGCGAGCTCGCCGACGCCGTCTCCCGCCGCCCCATCCACCTCGGTAACCACCTCGGCACGCGCGCCCCTCTCTCCCCGCACCGCTCCTTCTCACTGCGTCTGGTCCCGCAGATTCGGCGACGACCGCGTTCCTGCAGAAGCTGGACCggctggcggaggcggcgggcgcggacgtTGCCCGCCTCGAGTCCATGGTTTTCGGCGCCGTCTCCTTCGAGGAGCTCCTGGGCCACTGCGGCGAGGCGCTCAGCGTCTACGCGCGCCACGCCGACGCCATCGAGTCCCGCCTCGCATCCTTCGGCTACGAGCCCCCCGGTAACGATGCTAAACCCCATCGGTTTGGCTTCGATTCGCAAACCTCTGCAGCGTTTGTTTCCTGGCGTTGGGAACCGATGTTGGTGCGTTCGCGCAGAGGTGGAACCTGAGGTGGATGCGGAAGatggtggcgccggggaggtcGGGGACCCTGGGAATGGCGGCTTCAGCGTCTCGAGCTCGGTGCTGAGGTCCGACAGGCGGCGGTTCGACAATGACGATGACGCCCTGTATCCTTCTCTTTGGTTTGGTTCTGTTTGGAAAACTAAGATTCTAGTTGTTTCAGGTGTCGCATACAGTACAACGTTTGAACTGCTAGAATAGCAAATTCCATTACTCATGTCCTGAACAATCCTGGCAACCAAGATCTTCACACCAGTGATACGACCATTTTCTTTCGCATAAGTTAACAAGTCCGAGAAACCTTCTGCACACGGCTGAAAAGTAGATGTTTCATCTTCAGAAGTTTGAGGAGCTCTCTTATTCTGGCTATTTCCCTAAGTACCGGTTGCATCATAGCTGAGACCTGAGAGAACTTAATTTCCCTCAAAATTCAGTCACTACTTGCTACTCTTTACCACTAGAAACTGTATTGTGTTCTTTCTTGACTACCATAAGATTTGGGGGGTCACTGAAGAACCTTGGATTCTCGGATGCTACTCTAGCCACACTTTCCTCTGAAGGTATGCAAGGCAATATTTTGGTTATCTGAGCTGATTAATCGCATTATGCTTGTCGTATTAATATTTCTTGCTAGCTGCTAATTTTTGGCTTGAATAATGATATTTGCTGGGATTTTGCAGTCACAGATTATAATGAAAGCCCAAAGAAGCTTTACAAGAATCCTGACAGGTAATAGAAAGAAATCCATTCATATATCTATAGCTATCACCTTTCACGTTTCCCCATTGTTCTTTGTTTACCTCTAATGTTCCTTTCCTTATTTTAGTCTCAAGATAAAAATAGCCCAATTTATTTTTTAATACTCTATACTGTTCAGTGCTGATGATGGACAAAAGATCATGAACGAACCTGAACTTATAGCTCCCCAGAATGAAAGAAATGATCAAGGTGATCAGCATGAATTTCTTGGATGTTTTAAAGACAGATCAAATCTTGCTCATTCTGATTGTTTTTTTTCACTGTTAACTCCATGAAGGCAATTCGTTCAAAGAAATGATAAGGGCGTCAAAGGAGGAGTATGAGCAACTTCCTCCCTACATGAAGAGTCTAGCATCCTGGGAGGTCTGAATTTCTTACCTACTTGGACACTTGTAATTCTGCCCATAGTACTTTATGCACGCTGGATATGGATGTTCACAAAATTACAGCATGTGGTTCTTGAAATTAGTAACTTTACTCTCTAAGAAAATCAGTTGAAGACAAATATTCTGCAACATCTTCACTTTCCATTTCCTCAAATTATTGTTTTTTATTTCTTTGTCTTCTTGATCCTAAATGGACTTGTGGTGTCGTGATTCATGGGCCATGGCAATAGCTATGTTATCACAGTGTCATCTGCCTCAAAGCTGCGCTGTTTTGTTGCATCAGGAATTGTATGAGGGAATATTGAAATTAAATTCATACTTCGGCAGTAACAATGCATTGAATCAAGATGATACTGGAGCAATAGGGCTTGGTAAGTGCAGTTACATCTCTTAGCCTGTAGATTTGAAAATGTCAAATGTTATAGCACTCCGAACAAAAAC from Panicum hallii strain FIL2 chromosome 3, PHallii_v3.1, whole genome shotgun sequence encodes:
- the LOC112885824 gene encoding uncharacterized protein LOC112885824; protein product: MGGEMERCISSLCASLSTVLDHADSSSRELADAVSRRPIHLDSATTAFLQKLDRLAEAAGADVARLESMVFGAVSFEELLGHCGEALSVYARHADAIESRLASFGYEPPEVEPEVDAEDGGAGEVGDPGNGGFSVSSSVLRSDRRRFDNDDDALFGGSLKNLGFSDATLATLSSEVTDYNESPKKLYKNPDSADDGQKIMNEPELIAPQNERNDQGNSFKEMIRASKEEYEQLPPYMKSLASWEELYEGILKLNSYFGSNNALNQDDTGAIGLGRKGRACLLMLLRLNQLTMETVDGSTCYTIRKMNQ